A window from Haloarchaeobius amylolyticus encodes these proteins:
- a CDS encoding beta-class carbonic anhydrase has translation MSGETSPPTPGLVHEWVDQGIEDRDDWARRRQKGIPNDEQLLVIACMDERIPLEDALGIELGDAHVFRNAGGKVTDDVIRSAALTTNFFDTEEIIVVNHTDCGMMSAPDETVVEGLEHACGGDIDRVELDPSLPALNIGDASLAEWIRMTDDIDDACERQVAFLKNHPFIPDDVTVHGYVYEVESGALRRPHERLSEAVNTRE, from the coding sequence ATGTCAGGGGAGACCAGCCCACCGACGCCCGGACTTGTGCACGAATGGGTAGACCAGGGCATCGAGGACCGCGACGACTGGGCACGCCGCCGCCAGAAGGGCATCCCGAACGACGAGCAACTGCTCGTCATCGCGTGCATGGACGAACGCATCCCGCTGGAGGACGCCCTCGGTATCGAACTCGGGGACGCCCACGTGTTCCGGAACGCCGGCGGGAAGGTGACCGACGACGTGATCCGCAGTGCCGCGTTGACGACCAACTTCTTCGACACCGAGGAGATAATCGTCGTGAACCACACCGATTGCGGGATGATGAGCGCCCCCGACGAGACGGTCGTCGAGGGGCTCGAACACGCCTGCGGCGGCGACATCGACCGCGTCGAACTCGACCCGTCCTTGCCCGCGTTGAACATCGGTGACGCCTCGCTGGCCGAGTGGATCCGGATGACCGACGACATCGACGACGCCTGCGAGCGACAGGTCGCCTTCCTCAAGAACCACCCCTTCATCCCGGACGACGTGACGGTCCACGGGTACGTCTACGAGGTCGAGAGCGGGGCGCTCCGGCGACCTCACGAACGCCTGTCCGAGGCGGTCAACACGCGGGAGTAG
- a CDS encoding DsrE family protein, which produces MSKAAIIVLAGTESHADLGRVFNALEAATEFAEAGDDLELIFDGAGTEWIAELEDEDHDAHALYKSLEEHVQVCDFCVSAFEQDDAIEDAGVERVSEFDGHPSVRELVDDGYEVVTY; this is translated from the coding sequence ATGTCGAAAGCAGCCATCATCGTACTCGCAGGCACAGAATCCCACGCCGACCTCGGTCGCGTGTTCAACGCTCTGGAAGCCGCAACGGAGTTCGCGGAGGCCGGCGACGACCTCGAACTCATCTTCGACGGCGCCGGCACCGAGTGGATCGCCGAACTGGAGGACGAGGACCACGACGCCCACGCGCTGTACAAATCGCTGGAGGAGCACGTGCAGGTCTGTGACTTCTGCGTGAGCGCCTTCGAGCAGGACGACGCTATCGAGGACGCGGGCGTCGAGCGCGTCTCGGAGTTCGACGGGCACCCGAGCGTCAGGGAACTGGTCGACGACGGCTACGAGGTCGTGACGTACTGA
- the hutI gene encoding imidazolonepropionase, whose translation MEFVHNAAVAVADGEVVAVGDTDAVTSEHPPSSADESYDAAGQAVVPGFVDPHTHALFAGDRSDEFEAKLRGQTYQEILAEGGGILRTVEAVRQADEDTLLANLMSHLDVMLEHGTTTVEVKSGYGLDTETELRMLRVIGRADEQHPVDVIPTFMGAHAVPQGMDTREYVEEVCEEQIPAVADQGIATFCDVFCEEGVFSVEQSRRILKVGRDHGLTPKVHAEELAHIGGTELAAQIGATSADHLLYSTEDDVDALVEAGVVPVLLPGTAFGLGEEYADAQLMLERGAPVAIATDFNPNCHSHSMGFAQSLACVGMGMTPAEALRASTTNAAAALDLPARHGTLREGAPADITILDAPYSRHVPYQYGTNVVETVFKAGERVHG comes from the coding sequence ATGGAGTTCGTCCACAACGCGGCCGTCGCGGTCGCGGATGGCGAGGTCGTCGCCGTCGGCGACACCGACGCGGTGACCAGCGAGCACCCGCCGTCGAGTGCGGACGAGAGCTACGACGCGGCCGGACAGGCCGTGGTCCCGGGCTTCGTCGACCCGCACACCCACGCCCTGTTCGCCGGGGACCGTTCCGACGAGTTCGAGGCCAAGCTCCGCGGGCAGACCTACCAGGAGATACTCGCCGAGGGCGGTGGTATCCTCCGGACCGTCGAGGCGGTCCGGCAGGCCGACGAGGATACCCTGCTCGCGAACCTCATGTCCCACCTCGACGTGATGCTCGAGCACGGCACCACCACCGTCGAGGTGAAGTCCGGCTACGGCCTCGACACCGAGACCGAACTCCGGATGCTGCGGGTCATCGGCCGTGCCGACGAGCAGCACCCCGTCGACGTGATTCCGACGTTCATGGGCGCCCACGCCGTCCCGCAGGGGATGGACACCCGTGAGTACGTCGAGGAGGTCTGCGAGGAGCAGATTCCCGCGGTCGCCGACCAGGGCATCGCGACGTTCTGTGACGTGTTCTGCGAGGAGGGCGTCTTCTCGGTCGAACAGTCCCGGCGTATCCTCAAGGTCGGGCGCGACCACGGTCTCACGCCGAAGGTCCACGCCGAGGAGCTGGCCCACATCGGCGGGACCGAACTCGCCGCCCAGATCGGCGCGACCAGCGCCGACCACCTGCTCTACTCGACCGAGGACGACGTGGACGCGCTGGTCGAGGCCGGGGTCGTCCCCGTCCTGCTGCCGGGCACCGCCTTCGGCCTCGGCGAGGAGTACGCCGACGCCCAGCTGATGCTGGAGCGTGGCGCCCCGGTCGCCATCGCGACCGACTTCAACCCGAACTGTCACAGCCACAGCATGGGCTTCGCCCAGTCGCTGGCCTGCGTCGGCATGGGCATGACGCCGGCCGAGGCGCTCCGGGCGAGCACGACGAACGCGGCGGCCGCCCTCGACCTGCCCGCCAGGCACGGGACCCTGCGCGAGGGGGCACCCGCCGACATCACGATTCTCGACGCCCCGTACTCCCGCCACGTCCCCTACCAGTACGGGACGAACGTGGTGGAGACGGTGTTCAAGGCCGGCGAGCGCGTCCACGGCTGA
- the hutG gene encoding formimidoylglutamase produces the protein MTTFTDPPTWQGTSSDPNDEQFGHVVEPATLDTASEYDAVLVGEPYDGAVIGRKGAADGPRAIRESLAGVKTHHFDAGPVGSVGDLGDVAIPSGGVAMVQDILADTTAAVHETDALPVFLGGDNSLTVPNASPLLDSGSVGVLNFDAHLDCREVPEDGPTSGTPYRQLFEKGLESYACVGARHFETSSAYDDFVREKEAEVRVAEEVGDDPVDCVDRALNSLGDVDHLYVSVDVDVLDAALAPGASAPTPGGITTRELYRMLRLAASDDRVAGFEVVETAPPLDRNGVTVDAAARAVAHFLAGWSA, from the coding sequence ATGACGACCTTCACAGACCCACCGACGTGGCAGGGCACGTCCAGCGACCCGAACGACGAGCAGTTCGGGCACGTGGTCGAACCGGCCACGCTCGACACCGCGAGCGAGTACGACGCGGTCCTCGTCGGCGAACCCTACGACGGCGCGGTCATCGGCCGCAAGGGCGCAGCCGACGGTCCAAGGGCCATCCGCGAGTCCCTCGCGGGCGTGAAGACGCACCACTTCGACGCCGGCCCGGTCGGAAGCGTCGGCGACCTGGGCGACGTGGCCATCCCGAGCGGGGGCGTGGCGATGGTGCAGGACATCCTCGCCGACACGACCGCGGCGGTCCACGAGACCGACGCGCTCCCGGTGTTCCTCGGCGGCGACAACTCCCTGACGGTCCCGAACGCCAGCCCGCTCCTCGACTCGGGGTCCGTGGGCGTCCTGAACTTCGACGCCCATCTGGACTGCCGCGAGGTGCCCGAGGACGGCCCGACGAGTGGCACCCCGTACCGCCAGCTGTTCGAGAAGGGGCTCGAATCCTACGCCTGCGTCGGCGCCCGTCACTTCGAGACCTCCAGTGCCTACGACGACTTCGTCCGCGAGAAAGAGGCCGAGGTCCGCGTCGCCGAGGAGGTCGGCGACGACCCGGTCGATTGCGTCGACAGGGCACTGAACTCGCTGGGTGACGTGGACCACCTGTACGTCTCGGTCGACGTGGACGTGCTGGATGCGGCCCTCGCGCCCGGCGCGAGCGCGCCGACCCCCGGCGGCATCACAACGCGCGAACTCTACCGCATGCTCCGGCTGGCCGCGAGCGACGACCGGGTGGCTGGCTTCGAGGTGGTCGAGACCGCGCCGCCGCTGGACCGCAACGGGGTGACGGTCGACGCGGCCGCCAGGGCCGTCGCCCACTTCCTCGCGGGGTGGTCGGCGTGA